Below is a window of Mycolicibacterium chitae DNA.
CATGGACTGGGGTGGCCGTGACTATTTCGACTGCATGCAGGACGCCGGCAACGACCGGGTGGCCCAGGCGCAGTGCGAGGACGAGTTCCGCGGCAGGCTCGAGGAGAAGTTCGGCATGACGACCACCCCGTTGCCGGGCGGGTGAGAATCCCTACTTGCGGCTCGGGAAGTGCTTGACGATCCCCTCTTGCACGACCGTCGCCACGATCTGACCGTCGCGGTTGAAGAAGTGCCCGGTACCCAGACCTGTTGAATCCGAGGCCACTGGCGACGTCGTCGAATAGAGCACCCACTCGTCGAACCGGACCGGGCGGTGGAACCACACCGAGTGGTCGATGGAGACGGCGAAGATGCGGTCGTGGCCCCACGACAACCCGTGCGTGGTGATGATCGAGTCCAGGATGGTGGTGTCCGACGAGTACACCATCGCGGCGCAGTGCAGCACCGGGTCGTCGGGCATGGGGCCCTCGGTCGTCATCCACACCCGGTTGTGGTCGAGCTTGGCGCCCTTGTCGCGCATGATCCACGCCGGATCGTTGGTGTAGCGCCACTCGATGGGCCGTGACGCCTCCACGAACAGCGGCACCGTCTCCTCGTAGCCGACCAGCAGCTCATCGATCTTCGGCAGGCCCTCGGGCTCGGGCACCTCGGGGGCGCTGATGTTGTGCTCCAGCCCGCGGCCCCCCGCCAGGTAGGAGATGAGCGCGGTGCCCAGCAGCACACCGTTCTGGGTGACGTCGACGCGACGGTTGGCGAAGCGCCGTTCGTCGCGCAGCCGCACGACGGTGAACTCCAGATCCTGCGCCGGGTCACCGCCGGCGATGAAATGGAAGTTGAGGGCACTCGGCGGCAGATTCGCCGGGACGGTGCGGCTGCCGGCCACGAACGCCTGGGCCATCATCTGGCCCCCGAACGTGCGGATGGGGTTCTTGCTCGGATGTGCCCCGAAGAAGGTCTCCGTACCGCCGTCGCCGTCGACCTTGCGCAGGTCGAGTATCGCCAGCAACTCCTCGAAATCAGTGTGGGCGGATGTCCTCATCTGACGTCGAGCCTCCTGGTGGCTGCCGGGCGTTCCCGCCTTAGTGGTCGTCCTCCCCGATGCGGTGGACGTGGATCAGATTGGTCGAGCCTACTGTGCCCGGCGGAGCACCCGCGACGATGACCACCAGGTCACCCCGCTTGTACCGGCCGAGTTCGAGCAGCGACCTGTCCACCTCGCGGATCATGTCGTCGGTGGCGACCATCTTGTCGACCAGGAAAGTCTCGGTGCCCCAGGTCAATGCGAGCTGGCTGCGCACCTCGGGCCACGCGGTGAAGGCCAACAGCGGCAGGTGGGTGTGCAGCCGGGCCAGCCGCTTGACGGTGTCACCGGACTGGGTGAACGCCACCAGCGCCTTGGCGTCCAGGCGCTCGCCGATATCGCGGGCGGCATACGAGATCACCCCGCGCTTGGTGCGCGGCAGGTGCGTCAACGGCGGTGCCGCAATGGAATTCTCCTCGACCGCGCTGATGATGCGGGCCATCGTCCGCACCGCCTCCAGCGGGTACTTGCCCACCGACGTCTCGCCGGAGAGCATCACCGCGTCGGCGCCGTCGAGGACCGCGTTGGCGACGTCGGAGGCCTCCGCCCGGGTGGGGCGGGAGTTCTCGATCATCGACTCGAGCATCTGGGTGGCGACGATCACCGGCTTGGCGTTCTCGCGGGCCATCTGGATGGCCCGCTTCTGCACCAGCGGCACCTCTTCGAGCGGGAGCTCGACACCGAGGTCGCCACGCGCCACCATGACCGCGTCGAAGGCCAACACGATGGCCTCGAGATTGTCGATGGCTTCGGGCTTTTCGAGTTTCGCGATGACCGGGACCCGGCGACCGACCCGGTCCATGACCTCGTGCACGATCTCGACGTCGGCCGGCGACCGGACGAAGGACAGCGCGATCAGGTCGACCCCCAGGTGCAGGGCGAACTCGAGGTCCTCGATGTCCTTCTCGGTCAGCGCCGGCACCGAGACGTTCATGCCCGGCAGCGACAACCCCTTGTTGTTGCTGACCGGTCCGCCCTCGGTGACGGTGCACACGACGTCGTTTCCGTCGATGTGTTCGACGACCAGGCCCACCTTGCCGTCGTCGACGAGCAGCCGGTCCCCCGGCTGCGCATCGGCGGCGAGCTGCTTGTAGGTGGTGGAGACGCGCTCATGGGTGCCCGTGCACTCCTCGGTGGTGATGCGCACGGTCTCACCGGTGGCCCAGTAGACCGGCCCCTCGGCGAAGCGGCCCAGCCGGATCTTGGGGCCCTGCAGGTCCGCGAGGATCCCCACGGCGCGACCGGTGGCGTCCGACGCCTGCCGCACCCGCTCGTAGTTTTCCTTGTGGTCGAGATAGTCACCGTGGCTGAAGTTCAGCCGGGCCACATCCATACCGGCCTCGACAAGCGCTCGGGTCTTGTCGTCGGTCGCGGTGGCTGGTCCCAAGGTGCATACGATCTTGGCGCGTCTGGTCACGTGAAGCCAGCATAGTCGCAGTCAGACGGCATCTCGACCGATACAGATGACGGCCGGTTTTCGGCGGCCACATTTCGCTGTTGAGCCACCTGCCGGCAATCCGGATCAGGTGTCGAGGACGGTCGGCACCAACGGGAAACCGGGCAGGTTGCGGACCACCGTCCAGGCGGCCAGCGCGACCAGCACGGTCGCACCGGTCCACCAGGTGAACAACGGCTTGGCGGTCCGCCACCGCCACAGCCCCCACACCAACAGCAGCGGTAGGCCGATCAGCAGGAAGACGTTGTCGGCGACGGCGCCCGCCAGGTCGCCGTGCAGCAGGTCGTGGGTCATGCGAAGGCCGCCGCAGGCCGGGCAATCCCAGCCGGTGATCATCTTGAACGGACACGGCGGGAACACCGATCCCGGCCGATGCGGATCGACGAGCCCGACGTAGGCCAGACCGCCGGCCACCGCGGCGCCGGCGCCCAACGCCGAATACCGGGCGACGCGGGTGGATTGAGACCCGTCAGGTGCCATCGCGCAGCGGCCGACCGTGCGGGTCGCGCACGCGGTCGGTGAGGATCAGGACGGCGTCGATGATGCCCCAGATGACCGCCCCGATGCCGCAGGTGACGATGCCGACGATCAGCTGGGTGATGCCCAGGCCGGTGTCGCCGAGATAGAACCGGCCGATGCCGCAGATGCCGACCAGGCCGACGAGTTGCAGAAGGCCCGCAACGACTTTGGACTTGTCGGAGAACGGTTCGCCGGTCACCGGGTGGCGGCCCCAGGGGGCCGAGGGGTCGTAGTAGCCCCCGGGTGGCGGCGGGTATTGCGGCTGCGCGCCGTATTGCGGCGGCATCGGCGGCGGATAGCTCGACTGCTGCGACTGCGAGGAGACATCCTCGAATCCGTGCAGCGGCGGGTACTCGTAGGAGGACTGTTGCTGCGGCGGGGTGCCGTCGCCTTCCGAAGGACCGGGCGTGGAAGTCATGCCTTCAGGATGCCAGACCGAACCCGGCTACGGTCAGCGGCGGCGCCACCAGCGACGCTTGCGCGCCGGCTCCGAAGCGCTCTCGTCGGTAGGTGGTTCCTCGGACTCCGCGGAGGTCTCCGATCCCTCATCGGGGGTCTCCGGTTCCGCCTCGGCCTCGTCGGTCTCATCCGTCGCGGATTCGTCGTCGGTGGCCTCAGGAGGCGACTCAGCGGCGTCCTCGGGGGCTTCGTCCGCCGGTTCGGCACTCTCTTCGGCAGCCTCGGAATCGAGTTCGTCCACGGCCGCAGAGTCAGTTGTCTCCGCGTCGGGTGCCTCGGTCTCGTCGGCGCTGGCCTCAGCCGTTTCGGCGTCTGGTTCTGTGCCGCGTTCGGATTCCTCGGCGGCCTCAGATTCCCCTTCCGCGGATTCGGGTTGCTCCTCCTCGGCCTCGCCGTCACTGGCCTCTTGCGCGGCTGCTTCGGCCGCCTCGGTGTCGAGTTCGCCGACTGCCGGGGCGGTCTCGTCGCTGTCCTCGGCGGCCTCGTCTGCTTGTTCGCCGGCTTCGGCGTTCGAGTCAGACTCGTCCTCCGATTCGGCGGCTTCCTCAACGTCAGCGGCATCGGGTTCGTCGTCGGCCGCGACTTCGGTCGCCTCTGCGTCGGATTCCGCAGGCTCCTCGTCCTCGGTCTCGCTGTCGGTGACTTCGTCGGCGGCTTCTTCTGCGGCTTCGGTGTCGAGTTCGCCGACTGCCGGGGCGGTTTCGTCGCTGTCCTCGGCGGTCTCGTCTGCTTGTTCGTCGGCTTCGGCGTTCGAGTCAGACTCGTCCTCCGATTCGGCGGCTTCCTCAACGTCAGCGGCATCGGGTTCGTCTTGGGCCGCGGCTTCGGTCGTCTCCGCGTCCGAAGCCTGGGATTCGTCGTCGCCGACCTCGGCACGTTCGGTGTCGGTATCTGTGTCGCGTCGAGAATCGTCAGCGGATTCGGGCTGCTGATCCTCGGTTTCGCTGTCGGCGGCTTCTTCTGCGGCTTCTTCAGCCGCTTCGGTGTCGAGTTCGCCGACTGCCGGGGCGGTTTCGTCACTGTCCTCGGCGGCCTCGTCTGCCGGGGCTACGGCGTCGGGTGCGTCGGTCTCGTCGTCGCTGGTCTCGTCGGCACTGGCCTCGGCAGGTTCGGCGGGCGCTTCCGACTGTTCATCCTCGGTCTCGCTGTCGGTGACTTCTTCTGCGGCTTCGGTGTCGAGTTCGCCGACTGCCGGGGCGGTCTCGTCGCTGTCCTCGGCGGCCTCGTCTGCTTGTTCGTCGGCTTCGGCGTTCGAGTCAGACTCGTCCTCCGATTCGGCGGCTTCTTCTGCGGCTTCGGTGTCGAGTTCGCCCACTGCCGGAGCGGTGTCATCGCTGTCCTCGACCACCTCACCCGCTTCGTCGCCGGTTTCGGTATCGGCCTCGGTGTCGAGTTCGGCGATGATCGCGGCCAATTCGTCGTCGTCGAGTTTGGCCGTCTCGGTGTCCTCGTCCTCTTCGCGGCCGGCCACGGTGGCAGCGGCGACCACCCCGGACGTCGCCGCCACGGCGGACAGGTCCTCGACGATCTCCTCGGCGAGGCTTTCCCGGTCCTTGCCGCGCAGGGTCGCCGGATCCTCCCGGCCCTTGGTGGCCAGGATGAAGTAGACGATGGCGCCGATGAAGACGAATGTCGCGGTGAACGAGTTGATCCGGATGCCGGCGATCTCGGTGGCGTAGTCGTCGCGCAGCAGTTCGACGCAGAACCGACCGATGCAATAGCCCGCCACATACAGCGCGAACAACCGGCCGTGGCCGATCTTGAACCGACGGTCGAGATAGATCAGCGCCGCGAAAACCAGCAGGTTCCACAGCAGTTCGTAGAGGAACGTCGGATGGACGACGGCGGCGACCTGCCCGGTGGACACGCCGTTGAGCGAGTGCACGTCGATGATGCCCGACGGGTCGCGGCGGTAGAACACCTCCATGCCCCAGGGCACGGTGGTCTCGCGTCCGTAGAGTTCCTGGTTGAAGTAGTTACCCAGCCGCCCGATCGCCTGGGCCAGCACGATTCCCGGGGCGATGGCGTCGCCGAAGGCGGGCAAGGGAATTCCGCGTCGACGACAGGCGATCCAGGCGCCCAGGCCGCCGAACGCCACGGCCCCCCAG
It encodes the following:
- a CDS encoding acyl-CoA thioesterase II: MRTSAHTDFEELLAILDLRKVDGDGGTETFFGAHPSKNPIRTFGGQMMAQAFVAGSRTVPANLPPSALNFHFIAGGDPAQDLEFTVVRLRDERRFANRRVDVTQNGVLLGTALISYLAGGRGLEHNISAPEVPEPEGLPKIDELLVGYEETVPLFVEASRPIEWRYTNDPAWIMRDKGAKLDHNRVWMTTEGPMPDDPVLHCAAMVYSSDTTILDSIITTHGLSWGHDRIFAVSIDHSVWFHRPVRFDEWVLYSTTSPVASDSTGLGTGHFFNRDGQIVATVVQEGIVKHFPSRK
- the pyk gene encoding pyruvate kinase, producing the protein MTRRAKIVCTLGPATATDDKTRALVEAGMDVARLNFSHGDYLDHKENYERVRQASDATGRAVGILADLQGPKIRLGRFAEGPVYWATGETVRITTEECTGTHERVSTTYKQLAADAQPGDRLLVDDGKVGLVVEHIDGNDVVCTVTEGGPVSNNKGLSLPGMNVSVPALTEKDIEDLEFALHLGVDLIALSFVRSPADVEIVHEVMDRVGRRVPVIAKLEKPEAIDNLEAIVLAFDAVMVARGDLGVELPLEEVPLVQKRAIQMARENAKPVIVATQMLESMIENSRPTRAEASDVANAVLDGADAVMLSGETSVGKYPLEAVRTMARIISAVEENSIAAPPLTHLPRTKRGVISYAARDIGERLDAKALVAFTQSGDTVKRLARLHTHLPLLAFTAWPEVRSQLALTWGTETFLVDKMVATDDMIREVDRSLLELGRYKRGDLVVIVAGAPPGTVGSTNLIHVHRIGEDDH
- a CDS encoding DUF2752 domain-containing protein — encoded protein: MAPDGSQSTRVARYSALGAGAAVAGGLAYVGLVDPHRPGSVFPPCPFKMITGWDCPACGGLRMTHDLLHGDLAGAVADNVFLLIGLPLLLVWGLWRWRTAKPLFTWWTGATVLVALAAWTVVRNLPGFPLVPTVLDT
- a CDS encoding TM2 domain-containing protein, which produces MPPQYGAQPQYPPPPGGYYDPSAPWGRHPVTGEPFSDKSKVVAGLLQLVGLVGICGIGRFYLGDTGLGITQLIVGIVTCGIGAVIWGIIDAVLILTDRVRDPHGRPLRDGT
- a CDS encoding prolipoprotein diacylglyceryl transferase; the encoded protein is MITTTLAYFPSPPQGVWFLGPFPIRAYAVCIIIGIVAALVIGDRRWVARGGEQGVIYDIALWAVPFGLIGGRIYHVLTDWQTYFGSGGAGALAALRIWDGGLGIWGAVAFGGLGAWIACRRRGIPLPAFGDAIAPGIVLAQAIGRLGNYFNQELYGRETTVPWGMEVFYRRDPSGIIDVHSLNGVSTGQVAAVVHPTFLYELLWNLLVFAALIYLDRRFKIGHGRLFALYVAGYCIGRFCVELLRDDYATEIAGIRINSFTATFVFIGAIVYFILATKGREDPATLRGKDRESLAEEIVEDLSAVAATSGVVAAATVAGREEDEDTETAKLDDDELAAIIAELDTEADTETGDEAGEVVEDSDDTAPAVGELDTEAAEEAAESEDESDSNAEADEQADEAAEDSDETAPAVGELDTEAAEEVTDSETEDEQSEAPAEPAEASADETSDDETDAPDAVAPADEAAEDSDETAPAVGELDTEAAEEAAEEAADSETEDQQPESADDSRRDTDTDTERAEVGDDESQASDAETTEAAAQDEPDAADVEEAAESEDESDSNAEADEQADETAEDSDETAPAVGELDTEAAEEAADEVTDSETEDEEPAESDAEATEVAADDEPDAADVEEAAESEDESDSNAEAGEQADEAAEDSDETAPAVGELDTEAAEAAAQEASDGEAEEEQPESAEGESEAAEESERGTEPDAETAEASADETEAPDAETTDSAAVDELDSEAAEESAEPADEAPEDAAESPPEATDDESATDETDEAEAEPETPDEGSETSAESEEPPTDESASEPARKRRWWRRR